A region of the Corynebacterium endometrii genome:
CAGCATGTCGTAGCCAGCGTTGGAATCATCCGGCATGAACTCGTTGAGCTCTTCCGCCTCGGAGACCTCTTCGTCCGTAGGCGCCTCGAAGACCGGCGCCGGGTCGAAGCAGGTCAGCGGCAGGTGGTCCAGCAGGTCACGGACGAGATCGAAGGCCTCATCCTCGGAGCCAACCAACGCTGAGACGTTGCCGTTGAGCTCCTGCTGACGCGCGGAGCCCAGCTCCGCGGAGGTCACGTCCTCGCCGGTGACCTCCCGGATGACGTTGGGGCCGGTGACGTACATTTCCGCCTCGCCGTCCACGGCGATGACGAAGTCCGTGGTAACCGGCGCGTAGACCGCGCCGCCCGCGCACTTGCCCAGCATGATGGAAATCTGCGGGCTGCGGCCGGACAGCGGCAGCTGCCGGCGGGAAATCTCGGAGTAGATCGCCAGGGACGTCACGGCGTCCTGGATGCGCGCGCCGCCGGAATCCTGAATGCCGATGACCGGGCAGCCAATCTTGATGGCCATTTCCATCACGTTGACCACCTTCTGGCCAAAGGACACGCCCACGGAACCGCCGTAGACGGTCTTGTCATGCGCGTAGATGCAGACCGGGCGGCCGCTGATGCGCCCGTAGCCGGTGACCACGCCGTCCGAGTAGATTGCGTCCTTGTCGCCGGGGGTCTTGGCCAGCGCACCGGTTTCCACGAAGGAACCCTCATCAAGCAGTTCGTTGATGCGCTGGCGCGGCGTGGTGCGGCCGGCTTCATCACGGCGTGCGCGGGAGCGCTCGCTGCCCGGGTCCTGCGCCTTGTCCAGGCGTTCGCGCAGGTCAGCTAGTTTCTCGGCCGTAGTCGCGCGCTTAGTCACCAATCTTCTCCTCGATCCATTCGGTTATGTGCTTGCCCACGATGCCAATGGCCGGTTCGTCCGGAACGGCCAAGTGGTCACCCTGCAGCTGCACAATTTCCAGATCTTCCACGATAGCGCCCCAGCCGCCGTCCGGATCAATCTCCGCGTAGCGAGGCTCTAGCTCAATCGCGCCGTCATGCATGCGCTCCGCGCGGAACAGCAAGACGGGCAGGCCCAGGCCGGCCCAGCGCTCGAAGGAGAGCTTGCCCAGGATTTGGTTGTCCACGAAGGAGGCACGCTGGTGCTCCAGCACGCCCGCGGAGAGGCCATGCTCGGAGGCATCCGTGGTGGCCAGGAAGGTGGCCAGCATGTCCATGAGGGCGTCCTCGCCGGCGGTTTCCAGCAACTCGTAGGGGACGGGGAAGTCAAGGCCGTAGGTTTTCTTGGCGAACGCCGCGTAGCGCTCCCAGCGGGCCTTGGTTTCCTCCAGCGTGTCCGGCGCCGGGTCGGATGGCTGCGTGGTGTCCAGCAGCGCGATGAACGCCACCTCTACCGAGTCCTCCCCGCTTAACGCGCGAGCTTTTAGCTCGTGCGCCACCTCGTAGGCCAGGGCGCCGCCGAAGGACCAACCGCCCAGGACTACCTTGCGGCCGCGGGCGTAGGTGATGATGTCATCCACATACGCCTTGGCGCGCTCCTCCAGCTGGCCCTCGATGCGCTCAACGCCGTAGACCGCCACGTTTTCCGGGAGGCGGCGCATCAGCGGTTGGTAGACCACGGTGGTGCCGCCGGCGGGGTGGAACATGAACACGGCGGGGCCGTCCGCCTCGCGCAGGACGCGGATGTTGCCCTCAACCTCGGTTTCTAGGCCCTCGCGGACCAGGTCAGCCAGGGGCTCCAAGGTCTCCGCGCCCTTGACCTGCTCGGCGGATACCTCGATGCCGGCGCGCTCGGTGAGGCGCTCGGCGATCTGGGCCGCGGTCTCATCCGAGATTTCCGGCAGCGGGCTGGTTACCCCGCGCGCCGCCTTGCCCGTGAACGTGGCCCAGGTGCCAAAGACCATGCGCTCCGAGGCATCGCGCGGGGCCACTCCGACGCCGGTTCCCTCGCCTGCCGGCTCCACCCCGCCGGAGACGGCATCGACGGCTGGGGCCTCCGCCACGGGCTCCGGGTCGCTGGTGACGGGGTTGCCCGCCTGGACTCCCGCGACGGCCTCCTCGACCATGGTGATGACGTCCGCCAGGGACGCATCGCGCAGGGCTTGGACCTGAAGCGGCGGGATTTGGAAGTCATTTTCCACGCGGTTTTTAATGCGCATACCCATCAGGGAATCCAGGCCCAGGTCGATAAGCGGGAGTTCCCTCGGCAGGTCGGAGGCGTCATAGCCCATGGACTCGGACACGATGAGGGACAGGCGCTCTTCCACGGTCTCCTCTTCGGGGTTCCACCGCACCGCCTCTACGCCATCGTCGACAAAGGACGCGGGCCGCTTAGACTCGTTGACCTCGGCCACGCCAGGCAGCGACGCCGGCGCCCCGCCCAGGTCGAGGGTGGAGGCAAAGCCCTCGGCGACGAGGGTGGACACGCCGCCCTCGACGGAATAGACCGCCACGGACAGGCCACCCAGGGACTTCTTGACCAGCGTGGTGACCTCGCCGGCGGCGGGAAGGTGCCCGGGCTCCTCGGTGACCACTACCTGCGCCTCCGGATTGACGGCGGCCGCGGCGGACTCGATGAGGGCCAGCGCGGACGGCGCCTGGTCGGCATTCGTCGAGAA
Encoded here:
- a CDS encoding acyl-CoA carboxylase subunit beta, with the translated sequence MTKRATTAEKLADLRERLDKAQDPGSERSRARRDEAGRTTPRQRINELLDEGSFVETGALAKTPGDKDAIYSDGVVTGYGRISGRPVCIYAHDKTVYGGSVGVSFGQKVVNVMEMAIKIGCPVIGIQDSGGARIQDAVTSLAIYSEISRRQLPLSGRSPQISIMLGKCAGGAVYAPVTTDFVIAVDGEAEMYVTGPNVIREVTGEDVTSAELGSARQQELNGNVSALVGSEDEAFDLVRDLLDHLPLTCFDPAPVFEAPTDEEVSEAEELNEFMPDDSNAGYDMLELLAQLGDDDELIELQENYAPNMITAFGRIDGKTVGFVANNPMHLAGCIDADAADKGARFIRICDAYNIPLIFVVDTPGYLPGVDQEKAGLIHRGAKFAFAVVEATVPKISLIVRKAYGGAYAVMGSKNLTGDINFAWPTAQIAVMGSAAAVVMIAGKQLDAAETPEARAMTKKMFMDFYDETMTSPYVAAERGYLDAMIEPNESRLALRRALRQLETKDVRDLPKKHNISPL